A region from the Salidesulfovibrio onnuriiensis genome encodes:
- a CDS encoding N-acetyltransferase, translating to MALIRKARIKDIKAIHSLLMRQEDHEALVLPRSLSQLYSKVRDFFVAEEDGEVIGCVALSITWSDLAEIRSLVVTKAQRGTGLGRKLVETAMSEGVTLGIYTIFTLTEVPDFFAKLGYTVTEKDNLNQKIWADCLNCPRFPDHCNEVAMTIQL from the coding sequence CATCAAGGCCATCCATTCCCTGCTCATGCGCCAGGAGGACCACGAGGCCCTGGTGCTGCCCCGCTCCCTCAGCCAGCTCTATTCCAAGGTGCGCGACTTTTTCGTGGCCGAGGAGGACGGGGAGGTCATCGGCTGCGTGGCCCTGTCCATCACCTGGAGCGACCTGGCCGAAATCCGGTCCCTGGTGGTGACCAAGGCCCAGCGCGGCACCGGCCTGGGGCGCAAGCTGGTGGAAACTGCCATGAGCGAGGGCGTGACCCTGGGCATCTACACGATTTTCACCCTGACCGAAGTCCCGGACTTTTTTGCAAAACTGGGATACACGGTCACGGAAAAGGACAACCTGAACCAGAAAATCTGGGCGGATTGTCTCAACTGTCCCCGGTTTCCGGACCACTGCAACGAAGTGGCCATGACCATTCAACTCTAA
- a CDS encoding DUF3426 domain-containing protein, which produces MIVTCSNCNTKYNLPEDKIAPGGSKVKCSKCGHQFKVEPPKPEEEEVEALLEDEAPAPETDAGDAFDEEFDEALAQDAASDEDGELDIEEPSEDEADTGVDAPPADDFGDLFDDQEELEEPGEDSVLEGDEGDLFEEGADEEQPEEAEEEDEGDLGGLFDDQEEEAEEEDEGDIFDDEEEEDDDEDEQDDLFDDLNLDEKPRRRGLGLIIVLLLVALVAAGVYFQVWKFVGLDLSGSLGNIPLVGTLFTDGDMPDAEPGESPEQKVNKIELDNVRQFYVKNEKVGVLFVIQGTAVNKFPNPKERIKVQAELFDAQTKVVASQTLLCGNQLSMFQLQVQTREEIEEGLQSEVGVLSNNTFLRPGASTPFMFVFFDQPMNDIKEFGVKVVDAQNPE; this is translated from the coding sequence ATGATTGTCACATGCTCCAACTGCAATACCAAATACAATCTGCCCGAAGACAAGATCGCCCCGGGCGGTTCCAAGGTCAAATGCTCCAAGTGCGGCCACCAGTTCAAGGTGGAGCCGCCCAAACCCGAGGAAGAGGAAGTGGAAGCCCTGCTCGAGGACGAGGCCCCGGCCCCGGAAACCGATGCGGGCGACGCCTTTGACGAGGAATTCGACGAGGCCCTGGCCCAGGACGCCGCTTCGGACGAGGACGGCGAACTGGATATAGAGGAGCCCTCGGAAGACGAGGCCGACACCGGGGTGGACGCCCCGCCCGCCGACGACTTCGGCGACCTCTTCGACGACCAGGAAGAGCTGGAGGAGCCCGGCGAGGACAGCGTGCTCGAGGGTGACGAAGGCGACCTCTTCGAGGAAGGCGCGGACGAGGAGCAGCCCGAGGAAGCCGAGGAAGAAGACGAAGGCGACCTGGGCGGCCTGTTCGACGACCAGGAAGAGGAAGCCGAGGAAGAAGACGAAGGCGACATCTTCGACGACGAAGAGGAAGAGGACGACGATGAAGACGAACAGGACGACCTGTTCGACGACCTGAACCTGGACGAAAAGCCCAGGCGCAGGGGCCTCGGCCTGATCATCGTTCTCCTGCTGGTGGCCCTGGTGGCCGCGGGCGTCTACTTCCAGGTCTGGAAATTCGTAGGCCTGGATCTCTCGGGCAGCCTCGGCAACATCCCGCTGGTGGGCACCCTGTTCACCGACGGCGACATGCCCGACGCGGAGCCCGGCGAATCGCCCGAGCAGAAGGTCAACAAGATCGAGCTGGACAACGTGCGCCAGTTCTACGTCAAGAACGAAAAGGTCGGCGTGCTCTTCGTCATCCAGGGAACGGCCGTGAACAAGTTCCCCAACCCCAAGGAACGCATCAAGGTCCAGGCCGAGCTCTTCGACGCCCAGACCAAGGTGGTGGCCTCCCAGACACTGCTCTGCGGCAACCAGCTGTCCATGTTCCAGCTGCAGGTGCAGACCCGCGAGGAAATCGAGGAAGGCCTCCAGTCCGAAGTGGGCGTGCTCTCCAACAACACCTTCCTGCGGCCCGGAGCCTCCACGCCGTTCATGTTCGTGTTCTTCGACCAGCCCATGAACGACATCAAGGAATTCGGCGTCAAGGTCGTGGACGCGCAAAATCCCGAATAG
- the hpt gene encoding hypoxanthine phosphoribosyltransferase, translating into MAHKLIPFIKAEEIEQRVQELGREITAAYDDDNPLVCVCVLKGGFLFFSDLIRKIDKDLEVDFVRLASYGTATARGEDILFSKDMEVPIDGRDVLIVEDIVDTGHSMDFLKHVLLKRRPKSLKICALVDKNERREIDIEVDFAGFRIPEGFIVGYGLDYAERYRELDAIYELVTDPGK; encoded by the coding sequence ATGGCCCACAAACTGATACCGTTCATCAAGGCAGAGGAAATCGAGCAACGCGTCCAGGAACTGGGCAGGGAAATCACCGCGGCATACGATGACGACAACCCCCTGGTTTGCGTCTGCGTACTCAAGGGCGGATTCCTGTTCTTCTCGGACCTCATCCGCAAGATCGACAAGGACCTGGAAGTGGACTTCGTGCGCCTGGCCAGCTACGGCACGGCCACGGCCCGCGGCGAGGACATCCTGTTTTCCAAGGACATGGAAGTGCCCATCGACGGGCGCGACGTGCTCATCGTGGAGGATATCGTGGACACGGGCCACTCCATGGACTTCCTCAAGCATGTTTTGTTGAAGCGGCGTCCTAAAAGTTTGAAAATCTGTGCGCTTGTTGATAAGAATGAACGTCGGGAAATCGACATTGAGGTCGATTTCGCCGGATTCAGGATCCCTGAAGGGTTCATCGTGGGCTACGGCCTGGACTATGCAGAGCGCTACCGGGAACTGGACGCCATCTATGAGCTGGTGACCGACCCCGGCAAATAA
- a CDS encoding PAS domain-containing hybrid sensor histidine kinase/response regulator: MLELTREQLPDFLAVLPGPVLAARPDGGVIAANRPGEQLFCTDLERDQDMAGHNLLELVRMPGLDALLKSGADADGQRASVLTLSGAETPVSLSLRTVSAAGERVRLVRLSPEPCGTAQAEARVRLDALLETLGNIILIISTDYTVLEFNREAETLLGKKRSEVVGCNYLEIFIPPEEREVVMGDIDRVLGGEATLDFENEVVGADGQERTIVWNVTRMLGAQREPIGIVATGTDVTKWKEAEAAMERHAEDMQMAKDIQEENAERLSSLVMELEKATQEAELANSAKSEFLAKMSHEIRTPMNAIIGMAHLILQTELTARQTDYASKIDIAAKSLLGLINDILDLSKVEAGKVELEHVPFNLRDVLAEVSSIAAHNASRKGLELIVWLKDETPCALIGDPTRLKQVLNNLTSNAVKFTDQGEVSIVIDVKESSAEKATLFFAVVDTGIGVPEDKLKTIFDPFTQAETSTTRRYGGTGLGLSIAKNFVELMDGSIEAESEPGRGTIFSFTATFGLQPVGREELQPLPAEASGKRVLVVDDNATAREAILEILRGLGLECEDASGSVTALEMARAAEDKGHPYDLALIDYGMPDFSELEAKIRDRDASGFRFTRILLMTDYASNLENITEKEQLFDSFVLKPLNRSILFDSIMLLFDSGHKLSRDVTVSATLANLRGHRVLLAEDNPINQQVAKEILESQGMAVDVVDTGSGTIQTLKEKEYDALLLDIQMPGMDGFEVTKALRADKRFADLPIIAMTAHAMSGDREKCLAAGMNDYTPKPIEVKHLYETLARWLNPLDIDDEDFAAEPTPVETCEIASDALPGIDCEAGLDLLSGNEELYAQLWEEFLERYASTAHDLQQYLRGGGSEKALRLVHSVKGASGNLAAKRLSTLAANLEFALRKGDVDKAHSQVPAFSDELHTVLTSAAKLVSRNKASGKGSGAPDDGLPRDELAPVLYELHHLVTEQSDGAGEAADELVLIAQGTSLEDAILILQDRVHKGDFELALESIDEIVEILGD, from the coding sequence ATGCTGGAACTGACCCGAGAGCAACTCCCTGATTTCCTTGCCGTCCTTCCGGGACCGGTCCTGGCGGCGCGCCCGGACGGCGGGGTGATCGCGGCCAACCGGCCGGGGGAACAGCTTTTTTGCACCGACCTGGAGCGGGACCAGGACATGGCCGGGCACAACCTCCTGGAGCTGGTGCGCATGCCGGGGCTGGACGCCCTGCTCAAGAGCGGGGCGGACGCGGACGGCCAGCGGGCTTCGGTCCTGACCCTTTCCGGCGCGGAAACGCCGGTGTCCCTTTCCCTGCGGACCGTTTCGGCGGCCGGGGAGCGCGTCCGGCTGGTCCGCCTTTCCCCGGAGCCGTGCGGCACCGCGCAGGCCGAGGCCCGGGTGCGGCTGGACGCCCTGCTGGAGACCCTGGGCAACATCATCCTGATCATTTCCACGGATTACACCGTGCTGGAGTTCAACAGGGAGGCCGAGACCCTGCTGGGCAAGAAACGCAGCGAGGTGGTGGGCTGCAACTACCTGGAGATCTTCATTCCGCCCGAGGAGCGCGAGGTGGTCATGGGCGACATCGACCGGGTGTTGGGCGGCGAGGCCACCCTGGATTTCGAAAACGAGGTGGTGGGCGCGGACGGCCAGGAGCGCACCATCGTCTGGAACGTGACCCGCATGCTCGGTGCGCAGCGCGAGCCCATCGGCATCGTGGCCACGGGCACGGACGTGACCAAGTGGAAGGAGGCCGAGGCGGCCATGGAGCGGCACGCCGAGGACATGCAGATGGCCAAGGACATCCAGGAGGAGAACGCCGAGCGCTTGTCCTCCCTGGTCATGGAGCTGGAAAAGGCCACCCAGGAGGCCGAACTGGCCAACTCGGCCAAGAGCGAATTCCTGGCCAAGATGAGCCATGAGATCCGCACCCCCATGAACGCCATCATCGGCATGGCCCATCTCATCCTCCAGACCGAACTCACGGCGCGCCAGACCGATTACGCCTCCAAGATCGACATTGCGGCCAAATCCCTGCTGGGCCTCATCAACGACATCCTGGACCTCTCCAAGGTGGAGGCCGGCAAGGTGGAGCTGGAACACGTGCCCTTCAACCTGCGGGACGTGCTGGCCGAGGTCTCGAGCATCGCGGCCCACAACGCCTCGCGCAAGGGGTTGGAGCTCATTGTCTGGCTCAAGGACGAAACCCCCTGCGCGCTCATCGGCGACCCCACCCGGCTCAAGCAGGTGCTCAACAACCTGACCAGCAACGCGGTTAAGTTCACGGACCAGGGCGAGGTTTCCATCGTCATCGACGTCAAGGAATCCTCCGCGGAAAAGGCCACCCTGTTCTTCGCCGTGGTGGATACGGGCATCGGGGTTCCCGAGGACAAGCTGAAAACCATTTTCGACCCCTTTACCCAGGCCGAGACCTCCACCACCCGGCGCTACGGCGGCACGGGCCTGGGCCTGAGCATCGCCAAGAATTTCGTGGAGCTCATGGACGGCAGCATCGAGGCGGAAAGCGAGCCGGGCAGGGGAACCATCTTCAGCTTCACCGCCACCTTCGGCCTGCAGCCCGTGGGTCGGGAGGAACTGCAGCCCCTGCCGGCGGAAGCCTCGGGCAAGCGGGTGCTGGTGGTGGATGACAACGCCACGGCCCGCGAGGCCATTCTCGAGATTTTGCGCGGGCTGGGCCTGGAATGCGAGGACGCCTCCGGCAGTGTCACTGCCCTGGAAATGGCGCGGGCCGCGGAAGACAAGGGGCATCCCTACGACCTGGCGCTCATTGATTACGGTATGCCCGACTTCAGCGAGCTGGAGGCAAAGATCCGCGACCGGGACGCGAGCGGGTTCCGGTTCACCCGCATCCTGCTCATGACCGACTATGCCAGCAACCTGGAAAACATCACGGAAAAGGAACAGCTTTTCGATTCCTTCGTGCTCAAGCCCCTGAACCGCTCCATCCTGTTCGACAGCATCATGCTGCTCTTCGACAGCGGCCACAAGCTTTCCCGCGACGTGACCGTTTCCGCCACCCTGGCCAACCTGCGCGGCCACAGGGTGCTGCTGGCCGAGGACAACCCCATCAACCAGCAGGTGGCCAAGGAAATCCTGGAAAGCCAGGGCATGGCCGTGGACGTGGTCGATACGGGCAGCGGGACCATCCAGACCCTGAAGGAAAAGGAATACGACGCCCTGCTTCTGGACATCCAGATGCCGGGTATGGACGGCTTCGAAGTGACCAAGGCCCTGCGCGCGGACAAGCGTTTCGCAGACCTGCCCATCATTGCCATGACCGCCCACGCCATGAGCGGGGACCGGGAAAAATGCCTGGCCGCTGGCATGAACGACTACACGCCCAAGCCCATCGAGGTGAAGCACCTGTACGAGACCCTGGCCCGCTGGCTCAATCCGCTGGACATCGACGACGAGGACTTCGCGGCAGAGCCCACCCCGGTGGAAACCTGCGAGATCGCGTCCGACGCGCTGCCGGGCATCGACTGCGAAGCCGGGCTGGATCTCCTTTCCGGCAACGAGGAACTGTACGCGCAGCTCTGGGAGGAATTCCTGGAGCGGTATGCGTCCACGGCCCACGACCTGCAGCAGTATCTGCGCGGCGGCGGCTCGGAAAAGGCCCTGCGCCTGGTGCACAGCGTCAAGGGGGCCTCCGGCAACCTCGCGGCCAAACGGCTTTCCACCCTGGCCGCCAACCTGGAGTTCGCCCTGCGCAAGGGCGATGTGGACAAGGCCCATTCCCAGGTTCCGGCATTTTCCGACGAACTGCACACCGTGCTGACCTCGGCCGCCAAGCTCGTTTCCCGGAACAAGGCCTCCGGCAAAGGCTCCGGCGCACCGGATGACGGCCTCCCGCGCGACGAACTGGCGCCCGTGCTCTACGAACTGCACCACCTGGTGACCGAACAGAGTGACGGGGCGGGCGAGGCCGCCGACGAGCTGGTGCTCATCGCCCAGGGCACCAGCCTGGAGGACGCGATCCTGATCCTCCAGGATCGCGTGCACAAGGGCGATTTCGAACTGGCCCTGGAAAGCATCGACGAGATCGTCGAGATCCTCGGGGACTGA
- a CDS encoding AraC family transcriptional regulator, whose amino-acid sequence MNRGYRDGLHYMQVPALDGVGLVHAEGVSRSVSRHAHDSLCFGAVLEGARDFGEGETGVTVRAGQVMAINPQQVHACGMDGPCSYVMFSVRPEALDRALAEIGLPANPPPQIRDLVIHDPALYSRIVRLSEVTLRHGDPLESQALYLDILARLLSEHAGLETPPLPDEPEAVARAREYLDEHFAQGVSLADLARAAGLSPFHLSRVFTARTGLPPHEYQTARRIRRAKQLLEAGEPAAQVAVACGFSDQSHLSRAFKRIMGMTPGQYAEAHGH is encoded by the coding sequence ATGAATCGGGGCTACAGGGACGGACTCCACTACATGCAGGTGCCCGCGCTGGACGGCGTGGGCCTGGTGCACGCCGAGGGCGTGAGCCGCAGCGTTTCGCGCCATGCGCACGACTCCCTGTGCTTCGGCGCAGTGCTGGAGGGCGCGCGCGATTTCGGCGAGGGCGAAACCGGAGTCACGGTGCGGGCGGGTCAGGTCATGGCCATCAATCCGCAGCAGGTGCACGCCTGCGGCATGGACGGGCCGTGCTCCTACGTCATGTTCAGCGTCAGGCCCGAAGCCCTGGACCGGGCCCTGGCCGAAATCGGCCTGCCCGCAAACCCCCCGCCCCAGATCCGGGACCTGGTCATCCACGACCCGGCCCTGTACAGCCGGATCGTGCGGCTCTCGGAAGTCACCCTGCGCCATGGCGACCCCCTGGAATCGCAGGCCCTGTACCTGGACATCCTGGCCCGGCTGCTGAGCGAGCACGCCGGGCTGGAGACCCCGCCCCTGCCCGACGAGCCCGAGGCCGTGGCCAGGGCGCGCGAATACCTGGACGAGCATTTTGCCCAAGGGGTCTCCCTGGCGGACCTGGCCCGCGCGGCAGGGCTGAGCCCGTTTCATCTCAGCCGGGTGTTCACGGCCCGCACCGGGCTGCCGCCCCACGAATACCAGACGGCCCGACGCATCCGGCGCGCCAAGCAACTCCTGGAAGCGGGCGAGCCCGCGGCCCAGGTCGCCGTGGCCTGCGGCTTTTCGGACCAGAGCCACCTTTCCCGCGCCTTCAAGCGCATCATGGGCATGACGCCCGGCCAGTACGCCGAGGCGCACGGGCATTGA
- a CDS encoding cupin domain-containing protein — MITRFDSFNTAGEDGWNRHPAFEGVYLKAVVTGGQSNNMFSAHLVRIEPGCAIGLHDHPGHWELHEVLEGHGSCELEDAHLEYAPGVCEVMPQGRPHTVSAGEKGLKLLAKFVPALV, encoded by the coding sequence ATGATCACGCGTTTCGATTCGTTCAATACGGCGGGGGAGGACGGCTGGAACAGGCATCCGGCCTTCGAGGGGGTCTATCTCAAGGCCGTGGTGACCGGCGGCCAGAGCAACAACATGTTCAGCGCCCACCTGGTGCGCATCGAACCCGGCTGCGCCATCGGCCTGCACGACCACCCGGGACACTGGGAACTGCACGAGGTCCTGGAGGGGCACGGCTCCTGCGAGCTGGAAGACGCGCACCTCGAATATGCGCCCGGCGTCTGCGAGGTCATGCCGCAGGGCCGCCCCCATACGGTCTCGGCCGGGGAAAAAGGCCTCAAGCTGCTCGCCAAGTTCGTGCCCGCTCTGGTATGA
- a CDS encoding HD-GYP domain-containing protein, with protein sequence MLETDLISTCLPGKTCEGCAKEQLLDTLHQFAESLGEAIDAKDPCTRFHSEQVAEVSAAIAREMGLSDHDVRMIHIAGHLHDIGKIGIPDAILRKTNFLTSTEWEHIRTHPELGAIIVRPVEAFSPPGGVADIILHHHELYDGSGYPYGRSGTDIPLGSRIITVADALSARMQHRPYRQGARFDVAVRAILHCAGTHYDPLVVSAFEAAVRELGERILTG encoded by the coding sequence ATGCTGGAAACAGATCTCATCAGCACCTGCCTTCCGGGCAAGACCTGCGAAGGGTGCGCCAAGGAGCAGCTCCTGGACACCCTGCACCAGTTCGCGGAGTCCCTGGGCGAGGCCATCGACGCCAAGGACCCGTGCACGCGCTTCCATTCCGAGCAGGTGGCCGAGGTTTCGGCGGCCATTGCCCGGGAAATGGGGCTTTCCGACCATGACGTGCGCATGATCCACATTGCCGGGCACCTGCACGACATCGGTAAGATCGGCATTCCGGACGCGATCCTGCGCAAGACGAACTTCCTGACCAGCACGGAATGGGAGCACATCCGCACCCACCCGGAGCTCGGGGCCATCATCGTCCGGCCCGTGGAGGCCTTTTCCCCGCCCGGAGGCGTGGCCGACATCATCCTGCACCATCATGAGCTGTACGACGGCTCGGGCTACCCCTATGGCCGCTCCGGCACGGACATCCCGCTGGGCTCGCGCATCATCACGGTGGCCGACGCGCTTTCGGCCAGGATGCAGCACCGCCCCTACCGGCAGGGGGCGCGTTTCGACGTGGCCGTGCGCGCAATCCTCCACTGCGCGGGCACACACTACGACCCCCTGGTGGTGTCGGCCTTCGAGGCAGCGGTCCGGGAGCTCGGCGAACGGATCCTGACCGGCTGA